AGGCGGCCACGGCGAGGTTGGCCGGAAGGGTCCATGGCGTGGTGGTCCAGATCATCACGTGCTCGCCGGGGCGGGCGTCGGCGTCGGATCGTGGGAAGAGCACATAGATCGAGTGGTCTTCGCGGTCGTCGTATTCGAGTTCGGCTTCGGCCAGCGCGGTGCGGTTAGCGATGGACCAGTGGACCGGCTTGAGTTGACGATCGACCAGTCCCTTGGCGACCAGCTCGGCGAAGACCTGGAGGACCCCCGCTTCGTACTTGGGGAGCATGGTGAGGTAGGGGTCGTCGTAGTCGGCGAGGGTCAGCAGGCGTTGGAGTTGCTGCTTCTGGGTCTTGACGTGTTTCTCGGCGTACTTCTTGCACTGCCTGCGGATGTCAAGCGGTGACATCTCGCGGGCCCTGGCTCCGAGGTCCTGCATGACCCGGTGTTCGATAGGCAGGCCGTGGCAGTCCCAGCCCGGGGTGTAGGGGCAATCGAAGCCCATCATCGAGCGCGAGCGGACGACGAAGTCCTTGAGGACTTTGTTGAGCAGGTGGCCTAGGTGGATCGAGCCGTTGGCGTAGGGCGGGCCGTCGTGGAAGACGTAGGCGGGGGAACCCTGGCGAGCCTCGCGGAGCTTGCGGTAGAGCCCGGACTTCTCCCAGCGTTTGACGGTATGGGGCTCGTTCTGGACCAGGTTGGCACGCATGCCGAACGGGGTCTTGGGCAGATTGAGGGTTGGGCGGTAGGTCCGCTCGCCCTCGGGCTTCTTGGCTTCGGCAGTGGGTGTCGACATGGGCTCTGGGACATTCAGGCGTGTGGGGAAAGAGGGGCATCAGCCACGGCGACCCGATGCGGGCATCAGTATAGGTTGGCCTGCGGAGAAGACCGCCCCCCCCGCACCCGCGCTCCATACCTCCCTCGCGCAACTGGGTGGGGGGGGCGGGGGGGGGGGTTAAGCTTGCAGGAGCCGGCTGAGGGGTTGGCTCAGGCGGTCGAAGTCGGCTTTGCGGAGTGAGACGGTCCGCCAGCGTGATGAGCGAGGCCGCATCGCTGCGGCGTAGTCGTCGAGCATGACCAGCGAGGGGGCGTACCAGCGCCCGCGGTGCTCGAAGACCTCGTGGAACAGCCCGTCTGCAGGGATGTCGTCCCACCAGTGCAGGAAGACGAAGGCCGCCCGGAAGCTTGGGCCGAACAGCTCCTGCCAGCGGGTCAGGCTCGATACATCGTCCTCGGTGACCCAGCACTCGAAGCGGCTGTGCCGGCAGGAGCGCCCCTTGACGTCCACCAGCAGGTTGTCGCCCGCTTCGGATTGGGTGTAGACGACAAAGTCGAAGCTCTTGAGGGGGGTGCCTTCGGTGGAGATGGAGGGTCGTTGTTGCGGGTCGAGCGAGGGGGCGGAACAGGGCGATCGGCGGGCTTCATCGACGGCGACGTATGGGGCGCTGAGATCGCGGAGGTAGGTCTCGAAGGCGCAGTCGTCGGGGAAGCGGCGGAGGACCATGAGGTAAGCGTATAGCGATGGGTGTGGATGAGCAAGGATTGATGATCTCTTGATGGATCGGAACGCGGTAGGATGCTGTGTTCAAGGAGACTCGGATGCAACGACACGAAGATGGCCTGGTGGTCATCGCCTGCGACTTCACTGGCACCGACTGGGACGAAGAGATTCCCATGATCGAGGGTCACCACGGCTCGGTGATCTGTCTGGAGGGACTCGCTTTGGCCATCGACGGGGCGGCTGATCAGGCCGAGGGGTTTAGTTGCACGATGTGCCTGCGTGAGTTTGAGGCAGGCGACAAGGCCTGGCGACAGGAGAACCCGCCAGCCACGGCCAACCCGCACGCGGTGATCTGTTGGGACTGCATCCAGCAGGCCGACCGCAGCTTCGCCAAAGACCCGGACGTGGCCTGGGACCGCAAGATCGCCCCCACCAACCGATGGCGCTAACCCCACCCCCCCCCACTAATCCGCCTCTGGGTTCCGCCGGTGCCGCTCATTCTCGGAATGGTGAAGGGGCTGATCTAAACCGGCACCGTCTGCGTAAGGGCTTCTATGGGCATCTACTGGCGTTCGGGCTGGTGCTGCTGGTGAGTCTTCCGGGGCTGATTGTGGGGGTGGTGACGCCTCGGGAATCGACGCATCACATGGAGCGACGGGTGCTGGTCTCTGCGGATGAGACCTGGCGTCGGGCCATCGGCGACGCGGATTTTGAGGCGATGGGCCTTGAGTCCTATCTGATCCCGACGCTGAATGATGCGGATCGGATCATCAAGCCGCCACTGGCTGTGTGGCTGACACGGCTCGGCTGGGTGGGGGTGGATGGTCATCAGGCGGGGTGGTTCGAGCTGATGAGCCGGGCCCGGTGGGTCGCTATCGGGATGACCTGCGTGCTGCTACTTGGGACGTACCTGCTGGGCGTGAGTCTATGCGGGGGCCGTGGAACATCAGAGGCGAATGGGATGGTTGTGGGGATGCTGGCGGGGGCGAGCGTCGGCACGAGCCTGATCGTCCAGCGGTGGGGGCGGATCGCCGCGTACGACATCCATCTCGCGGGTTGGATCGCGCTTGGGCTGGGCTTGGCTTTGCTGGCTGCGCGTCCGGGGCGGGCAACGGCGCACCGTCACTGGCTCCTGCTTTCCGTCTTCGGGGGTGGCGGGTTGGGGTTCGCCTGGCTGAGCAAGGGGCCGATTGCGTTGCTGATGATGTTGGCGCCGCTGGTGGTGGTTGCTGTCGTCGATCGTGTTCGCTGGTCGAGGCATCTGGGGACGCTAGTGGTTGTTCTGATCACGGGAGCCTTTGTGGCGCTGCCCTGGTATGGCTACGTCTTCTGGCGGGTTGATGATGTGGGGGGTGAAGGCGGGGTGAGGGGGGTGGGGGGTGCTCTGCTTCGGGAGTACGGTGCCGATCGCAACGAAGCCTCGCCGGTGTGGACGTATCTGAGTCTGATGGCGTTGATGCTGCCGTGGTCGGTCTGGTTCGTCGGCGGTCTGCTGCTGCCGTGGCTGGGTGAATCGAAGAAACGGCTCTCGAAGGCGGGGCGCACGGCGTTGCTGATCGCGGGGGGCTGGCTGGTGGTCATCGTGTTGGTGATGTCGCTGCCCGAGGCCAAGCAGCAGCGGTACATCCTGCCGGTGCTGCCGGCCGCGGGGTTACTCGTCGGTCTTACGGCGGTGCACGCTCGGCGAGCCATGGCGGGCTGGGCATCGTGGCTGGCTCCTGTGCATGGCGTCATCGTGCTCGGCATGAGCCTGGCGGTGTACGGATTTGTGATCCTGTCGGCAGGGGATGAAGCCCTCGGGCTGAGTGATGCCCTCAAGGCGACCGTATGGGTCTACGGCCTCGGGCTGGTCGTCGTGGCGGGATGGGTCGCGGCCTCGTGTTGGCGTCACGACAGCGTGATGATGCTGCGTCGCACGGCGTGCTGGGTCGGGCTGATGCTCCCGCTCTACTGGGCGGTCTATCTGCCCGTTGATGACCGGGCGGAACCCACGATCGCCAGTGGCGTTCTGGTGCGCGAGATGGCTGGCGACCAGCCGATCGCCTGGCTGAAGCTGGACGAAACCTCGGGCGACCCGGACGAGAAGATGATGGTGAGCCTCCGGCGTCTGATCCCCAAGGTGGGGCAGGCGGCCCTCGCCGAGCGATCTGGGCTGGTTGTGGCCAAGGATGATGATCGTCACGCGGAGCTGCTGGAGTCTGTGGGGTTCATAGCAGTGAGCGAGCCGATCGCCGACCGTGGCAAGCCCATTCGGGTCTGGTCACGAAAAGCACTCGATTGACGGTAGAATGCTGTCCGGCTGAAGATCACGTATCGGGAGCAGTGTTTGGCTGAGATGGACCCCGCTCAAGGGGGAGTGGAGCGACGCGCGGACGAACTGACCGTAGCGGTCTACGTCCACATGCTCGAACGCCGGTTGGCGGGCGAGCCTGTAACACCCGAGCAGGCGCTTCGCCACGTTGAATCGACTCGTGGCTCGGTTCTGGAAGACCTGCTGCGATCGGCCGAAGCCGTCGTCGAGGCCTCCGAAGAAACCACCTCACACGAGGCTCCCGAAGCGCCCGCTGTGGTGAAAGTGGCGGTCAGCCGGCAGGACCCGGCCGAGCCTTCGCCGACGCCAGAGAATCCTGAACTCCCTAACGCATCGAGTTCCCATGAGGACCCACAGATTCCCGCAGTTTCGCGTGTCGATCCGGTCAACACGACTCGGGTGATGGTCGGCGGGCTCCCGCTGGGCAAGCAGAGCCAAGCCGTTGAAGCCCTCGCTGTCGATCGGATCGTGGATGGCCGATACCGGCTGATGCAGTCGATCGCGGCTGGTGGGTTTAGCCGGGTTTACATGGCCGAGCGGGTGAGCACACACGAGGCGGTGATCCTCAAGTTTTTCGCACCCCCTTCTGAGGCCGATCGACCGGCTTGCGACGAACATTTCCGCGCGGAGGTCCGTGCCCTGGGTCGGCTCGACCACCCGGGTGTTGCGCACCTGCTCGACTCGGGTGTGTACGAAGGTTTGTATTACCTGGTGATGGAGTGCGTCCTCGGTGAGACCCTTAGAGCTCGCATGCGGCGCGACCCACGCCTTAATTTGTCCTGTTCGCTGGATGTGATGGTGCAGGCGTGCGAGGCTCTGGCAAGAGCGCACGAGCGAGGCGTGATCCATCGCGACATCAAACCGGAAAACCTGATGCTCGAGATGGAAGGCGAAGGCAGCTACCGGGTCCGACTGGTCGACTTCGGGCTGGCGATGGTGGAACTGTTTGAAGGCGATGGTGTTCTGCCAGAAGCCTTCGCGGGAACACCGCGGTACATGTCGCCCGAGCAGATCAGGCGTGAGGTGCTCACCGAGGCCTCCGACATCTTCAGCCTCGGGCTGGTCGCTTACGAACTCCTCGTCGGCGAGCACCCCTTCTCTCGGGACACGCCCGAGGAGACCAAAGACGCGATCCTGGTGGATGAGCCCACCCATCCGCACGTTCACGCGCCCACGCTGCCGGAGGGGATTGTCATCGCGTTGCTCGGCTCGCTGGAGAAAGCACCTGTGGATCGCCCAACATCTGCGGATCAGCTCGGCATGCTGTTTGGTGCCCAACGATAAGGTCACGACCATGAACCAAGCCAAATCTTTAAGTGGACTCCGGGTGCTGATCTACGTCGGCGACGACTACGAAGACCTCGAACTCCAGGTGCCCAGGTTCCGGCTGCTCGAAGCGGGTGCGCAAGTCGTCATCGCCGGTTTGGAAGCCGGTGTCCTGCACCACGGTAAACACGGGTACCCTCAGCGTTCGGAGGCGGCCATCAAAGACCTTCGGGCCGATGACTTCGGGGCCTTGGTCGTGCCCGGTGGGTGGATGCCCGACAAGCTCAGGCGCTACGATGAGGTGAAGGAGATGACGCGAGCTATCGCAGACGCTGGCAAGTGCGTCGCCTCGATCTGCCACGGCCCGTGGATCGAGATCTCCGCGGGCATCGTCAAGGGTGTGAACTACACCAGCACGCCTGGGATCAAAGACGACCTCGTGAACGCAGGAGCCATCTGGCACGACCAGCCGGTTGTCGTCGATGGCCCGCGTGTCAGCAGCCGCAGGCCGGACGACCTGCCGGAGTTCTGCGCGGCGATGATCGAGGTCATGGCGTCATCTCTTTCTGTGAAGCGTGGAGCATAATAATGATCAGAGACTTAATACTAGCCGGACTTCTGGTGGGGGTGATCACAGCGATGAGCCTCACGAGTGCCGCGGCTGTGGACGATAACGAAGCGGCATCTTTCAAGGTGATGACCTTCAACATCCGCTTCGGCACCGCGAACGATGGCGAGCATGCCTGGCAACACCGACGGGATGCGGCGATCGGGATAATCCGCAGGCACGACCCGGATGTCCTTGGCGTCCAGGAGGCGCTCTCGTTTCAGATCGATGAACTCAGCGCCGCTTTGCCGGGCTATGCATTCCATGGCGTCGGTCGCGATGACGGGGGAGCAGCTGGGGAGTACTGCGGGATCTTTGTCCGCAGTGACCGCTTTGTGATCGAGAACGGCGGGCACTTCTGGCTGAGTGATACGCCTGAGGTCATCGCATCGGTTGGCTGGGATGCGGTCATCACCAGGATGGCGTCGTGGGTCGTGCTGCGTGACCGGAAGAACGGACGACCTGTGGTGGTCGGCAACACGCATTTTGATCATGTTGGTGAAGTGTCAAGAGTCGAGTCGGCAAAACTGATCCGACAGCGCATCCAGGAGATTGCTTCGGGTATTGCGGTGGTGGTCATGGGCGACTTCAACGCCGCAGAGGGCTCCGCCCCCTATCAGGCTCTTGTTGATGATGATGCCGGTCCGGGTGACGGTCTGATTGATGCTTATCGATCCGCGAAACCAATCTCCGAGGGGGACGAAGGGACGTTCAGCGGGTTCAACGCTGAGGCTGTTCGGGGGCGTCGGATTGACTGGGTTTTGCACAACGATGCTTTATCAACCGTCGCGTGCGAGATCGACCAGCGGCTGGTCGATGGCGTGCTCGCCTCAGACCACGACCCGGTCATCGCCGTGCTGCGCTACAAGGACTGATCTCTATAACGCCAGCAGCACCCGCCGACGAAATGCCGTGAGTGCGATCGCCAGCGCGTCCGAGACATCTACAGGTTTAGGCGGCTCGGCGAGGCCGAGTTGCGTTGTCACGGCGAGCTGCACCTGCTCCTTCGAGGCGTGGCCGTGGCCGGTGATTGATTTCTTGACCTCGGTTGATGGCAGATGATCAATCGGCAGCCGGGCCTGCTGCGCCGCCAGAAGGATCACACCTCGGGCGTGAGCCATCACGACCGCAGTCTGCGGGTGGGCGTAGTGCGAGTAGAGCTTCTCGATCGCCATCACGGAGGGCTGGAGTCGCGCGATCAGCTCACGAGTCTCGGCGTGCAACTGAGCAACACGCGACTCGATCGAATCCGTTCCTGGGAGTTTGATGATGCCGGCTTCGAGCACACGCGGCTCACCCCGGCGGCTTGATTCGCAGAGCACGGCATAGCCCGTGATGCGCGAACCAGGATCAATCCCGAGGATCACTGGCGATTCGGTTGAAGAGCTTTCAGTGGACGACATGACTCAAGAGTACCCGCTGGGCGCGTATACTCGGAGCCGGGTCCCGCCACGGAGGGCAACTTGGCCAAGCGTAAGCGAACAAAGAAGGATGATTCGGACCTCTTCGGCTCCCTCGCCGGAGACCATAGTGCCGCTGGTCTTGCCGTCGAACAGGTTTCCCTGCACGACGCCGCCAGCGAGCGTTATCTCAACTACGCCCTGTCGGTCATCACCAGCCGAGCCCTGCCGGATGTCCGCGACGGGCTCAAGCCTGTCCAGCGGCGGATCCTCTACACCATGTGGCAGCAGCGACTGACCGCTGAGGCCAAGCATCGCAAGTGCGCTAAGGTCGTCGGCGACGTGATGGGTAACTATCACCCCCACGGCGATTCAGCGATCTACGACGCCCTGGTTCGCATGGCTCAGCCCTTTTCCTTGCGGCTTCCCCTGGTTGACGGCTCGGGCAACTTCGGGTCACTCGATGGCGACCCTGCTGCGGCGATGCGCTACACAGAGTGCCGCCTCGCTCCCGTGGCCAGCGAGATCCTCCGCGAGATCGGCCAGCAGACCGTCCACTTCCGCCCGAACTACGACGGAACCAAGAGCGAGCCGGTCGTGCTGCCTTCCAGGCTCCCGAACCTGCTGATTAATGGATCGTCCGGAATCGCTGTGGGCATGGCGACCAGCATCCCGCCTCATCATCCCGGCGAGGTTTGTAAGGCCCTGCTCAAGCTCCTGGACAACCCCGAGATCAAGCCGTACCAACTCGTCGGAAAAGACGCTGTCCAGGGACCGGACTTCCCCACAGGTGGCGAACTGCTCGCCGACAAAGCCACCCTCCGCGACATCTACCTCAATGGGTCCGGCGGGGTGAAGCTCCGGGCCACCTGGCAACCCGGCACTGTCGCCGAGGGCTCGCGCACCACCAAGGTGCTCCATGTCACGTCGGTTCCCTATGGCGTCAACAAGGCCGTCGCCGTCGAACGCATCGCCGAGCTGATTGTCGGTCGCAAGCTCCCACTGCTGCTGGATGTTCGGGACCTCTCGACGGACGATGTCCGGATCGTTCTGGAACTCAAGCGTGATGCTGACGAACAGATGGTCATGGCCTACCTGTTCAAGCACACGCCGCTGCAGGTCAATATCTCCGTCAACATGACCTGCCTGGTGCCGACCGAGAATCCTGAGGTCGCCGCCCCGCAGCGGCTTGGGCTCAAAGAAGTGCTCTGGCACTTTCTGCACTTTAGGCTTGGGGTCGTCACGCGTCGGCTCGAGCACGAGCTGGCCCAGCTCGAAAAACGAATTCACCTGCTCGAAGGCTTCGCGATCGCGTTCGATGCCCTCGATGAGATCATCAGGATCATCCGCGCTTCCGAGGGGAAGGCCGATGCCGCGACCAAGATCCTCAAGAAGTTTGGGGGTAAGAACGGGCTCGACGAGGAGCAGACCGACGCGATCCTCGAACTCAAGCTCTACCGGCTTGCTCGGCTCGAAATCAACATCATCCGTGAGGAACTGAAAGAGAAGAACAAACGCGCTAAAGAGATCCGCCAGCTCCTCAAGTCCGATGCCTCTGATACCGGCTCCGGCATCTGGCAGATCGTGCGCGGGGAGATCACCGAGCTGGGCAAGCAGTTCGGCAAAGCCCATCCCAGACAAACGCTCCTGGCCGATGGCGGGGACGAGCCGGAGTTTGCCGCTGAGGACTTTATTGTCGATGAAGACAACCACGTCCTGGTCACCGCCGACGGGTGGATCAAACGCCAGAAAGAGATCAAAGACCCGGGCAAGTCCCGGGTGCGCGACGGCGACCGCGTGCTCGCCTGTGTGGGCGGGTCCACCCGATCGACGGTCGTCTTCTTCTCCAGCCGTGGCGTGGCCTATACCGCGCGCATCATCGACCTCCCGGCGACCACGGGCTACGGCGAGCCGATCCAGAAGCTCTTCAAACTCGCCGACGGCGAACGCATCGTCTCCGCCATCTCCCTCGACCCTCGGTTCATCACGGAGGTCGCGTCTGAGCCGGATGTTCCGCATGCGCTGGCCGTGAGTGATGATGGCTATGGCTTGCGTTTCTCCTTGGCCGGGTACGCAGAGCCGAGCACCCGCTCGGGCAGGCGGTTCGCCAAGCTGGGCAAGGGTGCCCGCATCCTGGCGGTGGCCTACGCCGCAGACGATGAGACCCTGATGGTCGCCTCCGAGCAACGGCGTGCTCTGCTCTGCCGCGTCGATGAGGTCAACGCCCTGTCAGGACCCGGGCGCGGGGTCATCGTCATCAAGCTCGCCTCAGCTGACCGGCTCATCGGCGCTCGGGTCGCTGAGAGCGAACGGGACACACTGACCGCCGTCACCGGGCGCGGGGCCGAGCAGCGGATCAACACCGCCAAGTACGAACTCACTTCCCGAGGCGGCAAAGGCCGTGAAATCATCAAAACCGGAACCCTCACCGAGGTAATTCCGGACGAAGTTCAGGCACCCGAGCTCAAGTCCGAAGGGTAAGGGCCGATAACTCATCCTGTCGCCCGTAAGCCGGATGGTCCGGCGGGCATAGTCAGGGGAGATATCGAATGTTCAAGCCGTATGTGATTGTGTTTGCCCTAGGGGCCATGATGGCCGCCCTGCTCACTGGGTGTGGGCCCAAGGAAGCAGAGGCCGAGTCGAGCCAGCCGGATCGCAAGCTGGTGTTCTTGGTCGAGAACGACACGCCATTTGAGATCAGCGAGGTCGTCGTGACCGGGACCGAGATGCCGATGAGCTTCGGCACCATCCGACCTGATCAGGACGAAGACCTCAAGCACCCGTCTCTGACCGCGCCCCGCCACGCTGAGGTGCACTGGACCGAACCCGGCAAGGGCCGTTTCTGGCGTCCTTTGAAGATGGGCCGCTTCTACAAAGACGGCTATACCGGCCCGATCCGCTTCGTCATTCACAGGGACCGAACCGTCTCGGTCAAACTCGACCGATGACGCTTGACTCGACGTGCGGGCTGGTCAGGTCATGATCGGCTGTGTCTCCCGGTGGATGGGCCCAACGGCCCGTCCACCTTTTTCGTAGTCTGGTGGGGACTCGCCGACGTCAAGGAGGACGCCCGTGC
This Phycisphaeraceae bacterium DNA region includes the following protein-coding sequences:
- a CDS encoding DNA topoisomerase IV subunit A — translated: MAKRKRTKKDDSDLFGSLAGDHSAAGLAVEQVSLHDAASERYLNYALSVITSRALPDVRDGLKPVQRRILYTMWQQRLTAEAKHRKCAKVVGDVMGNYHPHGDSAIYDALVRMAQPFSLRLPLVDGSGNFGSLDGDPAAAMRYTECRLAPVASEILREIGQQTVHFRPNYDGTKSEPVVLPSRLPNLLINGSSGIAVGMATSIPPHHPGEVCKALLKLLDNPEIKPYQLVGKDAVQGPDFPTGGELLADKATLRDIYLNGSGGVKLRATWQPGTVAEGSRTTKVLHVTSVPYGVNKAVAVERIAELIVGRKLPLLLDVRDLSTDDVRIVLELKRDADEQMVMAYLFKHTPLQVNISVNMTCLVPTENPEVAAPQRLGLKEVLWHFLHFRLGVVTRRLEHELAQLEKRIHLLEGFAIAFDALDEIIRIIRASEGKADAATKILKKFGGKNGLDEEQTDAILELKLYRLARLEINIIREELKEKNKRAKEIRQLLKSDASDTGSGIWQIVRGEITELGKQFGKAHPRQTLLADGGDEPEFAAEDFIVDEDNHVLVTADGWIKRQKEIKDPGKSRVRDGDRVLACVGGSTRSTVVFFSSRGVAYTARIIDLPATTGYGEPIQKLFKLADGERIVSAISLDPRFITEVASEPDVPHALAVSDDGYGLRFSLAGYAEPSTRSGRRFAKLGKGARILAVAYAADDETLMVASEQRRALLCRVDEVNALSGPGRGVIVIKLASADRLIGARVAESERDTLTAVTGRGAEQRINTAKYELTSRGGKGREIIKTGTLTEVIPDEVQAPELKSEG
- a CDS encoding type 1 glutamine amidotransferase domain-containing protein, which translates into the protein MNQAKSLSGLRVLIYVGDDYEDLELQVPRFRLLEAGAQVVIAGLEAGVLHHGKHGYPQRSEAAIKDLRADDFGALVVPGGWMPDKLRRYDEVKEMTRAIADAGKCVASICHGPWIEISAGIVKGVNYTSTPGIKDDLVNAGAIWHDQPVVVDGPRVSSRRPDDLPEFCAAMIEVMASSLSVKRGA
- the ruvC gene encoding crossover junction endodeoxyribonuclease RuvC gives rise to the protein MSSTESSSTESPVILGIDPGSRITGYAVLCESSRRGEPRVLEAGIIKLPGTDSIESRVAQLHAETRELIARLQPSVMAIEKLYSHYAHPQTAVVMAHARGVILLAAQQARLPIDHLPSTEVKKSITGHGHASKEQVQLAVTTQLGLAEPPKPVDVSDALAIALTAFRRRVLLAL
- a CDS encoding endonuclease/exonuclease/phosphatase family protein codes for the protein MSLTSAAAVDDNEAASFKVMTFNIRFGTANDGEHAWQHRRDAAIGIIRRHDPDVLGVQEALSFQIDELSAALPGYAFHGVGRDDGGAAGEYCGIFVRSDRFVIENGGHFWLSDTPEVIASVGWDAVITRMASWVVLRDRKNGRPVVVGNTHFDHVGEVSRVESAKLIRQRIQEIASGIAVVVMGDFNAAEGSAPYQALVDDDAGPGDGLIDAYRSAKPISEGDEGTFSGFNAEAVRGRRIDWVLHNDALSTVACEIDQRLVDGVLASDHDPVIAVLRYKD
- a CDS encoding HYExAFE family protein, encoding MVLRRFPDDCAFETYLRDLSAPYVAVDEARRSPCSAPSLDPQQRPSISTEGTPLKSFDFVVYTQSEAGDNLLVDVKGRSCRHSRFECWVTEDDVSSLTRWQELFGPSFRAAFVFLHWWDDIPADGLFHEVFEHRGRWYAPSLVMLDDYAAAMRPRSSRWRTVSLRKADFDRLSQPLSRLLQA
- a CDS encoding serine/threonine-protein kinase, which translates into the protein MDPAQGGVERRADELTVAVYVHMLERRLAGEPVTPEQALRHVESTRGSVLEDLLRSAEAVVEASEETTSHEAPEAPAVVKVAVSRQDPAEPSPTPENPELPNASSSHEDPQIPAVSRVDPVNTTRVMVGGLPLGKQSQAVEALAVDRIVDGRYRLMQSIAAGGFSRVYMAERVSTHEAVILKFFAPPSEADRPACDEHFRAEVRALGRLDHPGVAHLLDSGVYEGLYYLVMECVLGETLRARMRRDPRLNLSCSLDVMVQACEALARAHERGVIHRDIKPENLMLEMEGEGSYRVRLVDFGLAMVELFEGDGVLPEAFAGTPRYMSPEQIRREVLTEASDIFSLGLVAYELLVGEHPFSRDTPEETKDAILVDEPTHPHVHAPTLPEGIVIALLGSLEKAPVDRPTSADQLGMLFGAQR